The [Chlorobium] sp. 445 genome segment AATACACCAGAACCGCTAAAAGAAAAATTTAATGCTATTCCATATTTTTATGCACTGCCCGCCTTACTTGTAATGACCGCAGTAGTGCTCTATCCATTTATTTACAATGTTATTGTAAGTTTTAGTAATATGAATCTTGAGCACTTTCAGGATTGGCGCTTTAAGGGATTGAGCAACTATATCAACGTGCTTTCAGACTCAAAATTTTGGTGGTTCTTGTTTAAGACTGTGCTCTGGACAGTAACAAATGTTTTTTTTCATGTAACAATCGGTGTATTCCTAGCAATTTTGCTCAATAAGAACATTAAAGCAAAAAACTTTTTTCGTGTGATTTTAATACTTCCTTGGGCGGTGCCGCAGTACATCACTGCATTAAATTGGAGAGGCTTATTTAATTCAGAATATGGTGCGGTTAATCAAGTTTTAGCAGCACTTGGTATAGAACGTGTGCAATGGCTTAGCACCGAATGGGGAGCGTTTGCTGCCTGCCTAATTACAAATATCTGGCTGGGGTTCCCATTTATGATGGTCGTAGCACTCGGCGGCTTACAATCGATTCCTGATTCACTCTATGAAGCCGCAGAGATTGATGGCGCAAATTGGTATGATAAACTCCGTCATATCACCATTCCACTGCTTAAACCTGTTATGATTCCAGCAATTACATTAGGTACAATTTGGACATTTAATAACTTTAATGTGGTCTGGCTTGTCAGTAATGGCGGAGA includes the following:
- a CDS encoding ABC transporter permease produces the protein MQVTTKLENASIAKSSVAAQNGNTPEPLKEKFNAIPYFYALPALLVMTAVVLYPFIYNVIVSFSNMNLEHFQDWRFKGLSNYINVLSDSKFWWFLFKTVLWTVTNVFFHVTIGVFLAILLNKNIKAKNFFRVILILPWAVPQYITALNWRGLFNSEYGAVNQVLAALGIERVQWLSTEWGAFAACLITNIWLGFPFMMVVALGGLQSIPDSLYEAAEIDGANWYDKLRHITIPLLKPVMIPAITLGTIWTFNNFNVVWLVSNGGEPSDQTHILVSWVYKVGLNYFRIGYAAAFSMIIFAILLAFGWNFIKKTKAAQSIY